Genomic window (Vigna radiata var. radiata cultivar VC1973A chromosome 1, Vradiata_ver6, whole genome shotgun sequence):
TCGAAAGTCGATCAAAGTAGATTTCGATTGAAGGTCAAACTAAGTAAACTAAATAATTAgtcaaattaactaaatatttttaaaataaatgtttgtcTTACAAACTTAAATTgcttaattcaaatataaacgtaaaaatatgaaacatttcaattttcacgtctacataaaatatttaagaaataaaaagaatttatttatacgtaatttaaatataatgtattttaattttttaaaattattcaaatttcttattccAAGACAAGgtaagctatatatatatatatatatatatatatatatatatatatatatatatatatatttatttatttatttatttatttatttattttgtagaacttaaaactaattaaattaaaaaaaaattaaataaatttactagataacttttacaaattagtttatacttttcttagagaaatttgttaaagaaaacacttctaaaagaaaaaaatagtaaacaatattttttctaacTTAACGTGTATACACAGTGACATAAATTTAGAGAAACTTTATATGAGAacttatacaaattaattttattctatgaCGAAACTTATTCACTTTTCCTTATTATTTATCTCTTAAAAGTTACACCACCAGTGGAGAAAGGGTTttagacgtatgttattttgAGCTTTTAACGTTTTTTTCACCACCGACGTCATTACGaatgacgttaatgggacgtcgaatttccatataacagacgtctatacagtcgtcagttagtgccatgtccgacgtcaataaacgtcggttaaggcCTACTCCGACGTCTAATAGCATCATATAGACGTCGTTGTGGGAACCAATCGACGTCTAAGAGTACTATAAAGACTTcaaacatgtcactaaccgacgtctaaggtcactatagatgtcggtgtatgcattaaccaacgtctaacacagtcgttgtgttttagtgcagttttgttcctgtctttggatagcctagtaccACACTttgtctttgctagtttcccccaaaaaaaagattgcgtcttttgaatttctcatgacctttcaacccaaaaccgaacctgggttcttgcctagttccattttcaaccgcaagagggaaaaattacggtgaaacgataactaggcaacaacccagggtcgtttttgggtcgaaacaccataaaaaatccaaaagaagccgctttttctgggaggcagctagcaaaggcagaatgtggtactacgttacctcgagagagaaacaaaattgcactaaaacacagcacaaggaaaacaaattttaatcagttgaatcagaagataatcgatgaaagactaatacAATctgactaaacaaagtttaaacggtttaaatagaaaaagaggtacctggaatgcaatgccgcaagagagaaaaaggagaggaggaagacgatgatgtttgcGAAACTGGGAGTCtgtggtttatttaacatgaattgaggCGTCGGTTGCTACagaaaccaacgtctatagttAGCTAGACGTcagttatctcactaatatgacgttcaAGATAACTTTTATACTGCCTTTTGCATGCACCTTAGACGACGGGCACAAGGGGCGTCGACGTCTACGGCGTTGATCGGAATGACTTTTCAATTGCGGTCAGGGAAGTAGACGACGGTTGTcctggggcgccgacgtctataacattttagacgtcAGCCCCCTACTACTTGACGTCGAAGTGCATGCGAGTTTGGTGAGTAGAATTAATTACAGTCACATAGACGTCGTTCTCCTTGAAaccagacgtctatatggtTGACTGTCTTCCTGCCTCCTGATAGGCCCATTAACGTCAAGTTAAGGGAGCACTGACGtttataacattatagacgtcgattatttattacgtgacgtctaagcgcttgggaatcaggtgaagagcattaattgcagccagaTAGACGTCTGCCCTCCgtcacaaccgacgtcaatggggtagaaaagactgtcttctcgcctacctcaggccCTTGGACGTCTGGTTAGGGCAGAACAGATGTCTACTATATCATAGACATTGTTTGCCCTAGAAATCGATGTCttgtttaccaacttatttacggtaatacCACTGTCCATTAATATACGTCGAGTCACCCTTTAACCAACGTCTTATGAGTGACGTtaaaacagcgtttttgcactagtagaAATAAGTTTTTCTAAACATTACCTTATTcgaaaactaattttaacttgtTACAATACTATTTTATGAGAAGATCTCATAAaagttcattttcaaacataatttaaatattactttatagGTTTATAAGTGACATATCTTAATGGAATTATTGGAGAATCTTTTAGTCagattcattattttttatctttatttttaaaattaaatttaaatttcatttcgtAATAAATATAGAacaataagttaaaatttatactaataaaatttgttatttattattttatctattattcATACTGAAGTACCTGTTAATATTTAGACTATATCTCCATGTAAAAGAGATATGTTAAAAATTCtcctcaattaaaaataaagttaatctATAATATATGAATGATACTAACCTTATTTTATATgtcaattttaaaagattaagttaaatttaagattaatgTTTTAACCATTTATATACAAGGTAAAAATAATGCACTAATTGGAGGAAGAGAAATTCGTTCAAAACTACCTTAGAAACTTAAACTTATAttgagattaaatattttaccttTCAAAATTATAGCTGAAAATCCATCTAtggtttataaaatatataatgtgataagagaaagataagaaaataacaaagatttaatatatttgtatatccAAGATTATTATATTACAGCTAGGAAGCTATGTCTCATCCTATCCCATGTAGAAGTAGTAAATTATTGGAAGGGGAATGCATTAATAATTATGATGATCTACATATGTAtataaaagggaaaaagaaatatacattaaaagTGTATAAAATTACCATTTGATATTGTTTGGAAATAATGGGAAGGTTCCCGAGTGAAAGTGTGATACCCCTGCTTGTTCCATTGCTCTATCTCTCCATCCAtcaaaattttccttttaatgaCTGACACGATAGCTATAAGTACAGACAACATCACCTTCTTTTCTTTACACCACCACTCTTACCCTACTACCTtcccttctcttctttttcatcttaGCACGCAAAGGCTTTCATCACGCAAAgtgaaaacaacataaattttggaagcctttcttttcttcatcaagAAAAACCCTCACGTGCTGTTGTCTGACACCCACCAACCTCAATTAGAAATTTGGAATGCCTTCAATTACTTGTCTCCTTCACTCCTTTTCTTTTAACCCCACCATTCACCCTCCTAATTAAACTCTTCCTGTTATATTTCTTCAGGTTAGTGTTCATccaaaatgtaaataaaaatgttttatcatACTTTTATTTCAATCTCGTTCTGTTTACAAAATACTTTGATGATAGAGGTATCTTCTGCTTTGCATGTATCACGTacgttttaaaaattaatctttgATGGAGTATGTTAATCTtacacaaaaatatatctaaaaaaaataaatatcggTTGTAAGTTTTTCTTATCTAAATTGTATATAGCTTATAAGTTTTgcttatttttaaatgtgtttttaattaacttaatgTTGTAAAGCTCATTTAAAACGTAAGATTTACTCATGATTTATAATAAGATTACgtaaattttaataacactttgtatgattgaattagttaatgatttaaaaatgtttcataATGTGCAActtaataactataataatataataatcattcggatatattttaatactattttaatagaaatttatttttcatctactttataaaaataaattttaattttaattcaattctattgttggtttataaaataatgtttaaactgatttatatactataaatttatatataaatacatcGATCATGTcgggatttataattttgagtataaaattaaatattaatatgtattcgataattatttaataataagtgatataataaattcaataaataataaatattgtttgttttttttttttgttaaagtaggtttaagataattttaataGGGGAATTTTAAACTTagtttatctttataaaaatttactttattttatatagattCTCTAACATTACTCTTAAGATAAGATTTAATTCTATCTTGTACACTATAAACAAACTATTCATAAAACATTTGGAAACAAAAAACTTCTCTGAATTTTGTTTTATCCAACAAATCATATTGAGTTTGGGAtcattgttttaaaagaaatggaaaatgaaaatgatgaaggaATTTGGAAGATCGAGAAAAGAATATGGATAAGATATGTCTGACGCCAAAGGCATGTTTTTCTACCTTACCACTTTATTTTCCCTGACTTTCCTTTTCCGTCTTTCCCGTGGATTTTGAATTTCTAACCCCTAAATCTTTTCCTTCCCCCTTTAACCCTCTTCTTTCATCACGTTCAGACAAAAAGAGGTTTCTTGCATTTGGGATTTGGTCTTCGTCTATGGTTGCTGCTACTGTCCTTTTTCCCTTCTTGCAGATTTACTAGGGATATGCAAATCAAACAACTTGTTTCTGCACCATGCTTTCCATTGTTCTCTTCACTTTCGAATATACAGatcttataaattaatacataataCATACATAGACCATAATAAACATTATTACTTATTAATCAATTCTGAAagataaattaaacattaagataatcaagaatatcatAACCTAATCATTGTTGTTGGTCTTTTGTCACTGACCAgagataaaattattgtttaatttcaaatttgagaTGTTTATAGTTTAATgtcaaaaatatattgaaaattatcaactaataatatcatcaaaatataacatatatataataagtattATGAGATTGAATACAAAcctaaagtattttatttacgATTTATGCATGAAAGTTGCAAAATCATCTTTAGATTGCGTGAGGCAATATATTGTGTCCTATATTTAGaggatattaattaatttctatttatttaacatatccTCTTGATCTCATCAAGaatttagtatttctttttcatgtatGCAATTTGGTATCTAATCTATATGACCGTTTCAAATGCTACCAACTTCAATGCACATAACTTCTCTCCCACAATTTGGTTATATGGCTATTTGAGAAAGATAACCATGAAATAAATATCTCAGATATgggaaattaaataatataatagtttttaataatttttttaaatgatgtgtTTTGTTTTACTGTTTTAACTTTCTAGTTACTTAAGTTATTAATTAACAGAAATTCTCTGCTTGAATCGGTAAATTCTTCCGCACAATTTCctctatttttaataaaacatatatgcTAAAATCTAACAAGGGATTCTAATTATGTTCATATTTCAAACATtgatttcttattattatacttttacacgagtaattgaaaaaagaaagaatagaacTGTGACTACACTGTATGACAGTATTAAACAGGTAGAATTGATCAAAATATCATGTGTTTTCGTTGACAAGTTTTATGAGGGATTTATTTATATGAtgggtagaaaattgaattgtaTTACTTGATGTGGACAAGGCTTATATTCGCATTGGAAGATGCTTTGTGGATAATCCATTTTGTCCCTGTTTATCCCCAACActagaaaaatcaaattgaataatCAAACACAAGTCCATtccaaaatggaaaaaataacaaatgaaatttaGTTCACACAGGAGAAGTTAGGTCACCTTTTTGTTTGCATTCATTTGTCTTGGGATATGACAAGGTCTCAAAATTCTCATCGCAGAGGATCCCAATGTACTTGAGGAATATATGCTAAGAAAACCCATAATCCTTTGTACGAAGCTCTAATAATGTAAATTAGAAACATTTTTAGAAGAATAGGGTATCCAAGTTTCTTCGATTCCATCAAACgattaaagaatatatataaaataatcaaacgTTCTAATTAACCATTACTTACTATGCATGGCATTGACTTTTGTTGTATCATTCAAATTCAGTGTATTCCCACACCTTATTCGTATCTTTGAATGATGATAAACGAATCTTAGCTTAGGGTTGAATTATATAGATTGCAACTCTATTATAACTCCTGCTAacatttgatttgttttcaccgattaataagtttttattttaatattgattaaaaacacattgatatataaaaaaatatttacaataattgaattaatttttttttatatgctaTGAAATACTATTAGATTGATTATATCACACTCTAAATGGGTACGTTTTTCTTGGCAAAATGTTATCATAATTCAAGACTACTGTTGCACTAGACCTAACCTATTAATATGTTcaaattatatgtttggaagTATACACGTCTTTATTAATGTCCTTTATTGTAGTTTCTGCATCAAAGCCAACTTGAGATttgtaggaaaaaaaattgtactctCTAAACCAAACCATGATTTGGGATGCACAAACAACAATATCTAAACATGTACAACGTTAGGAAATTGAAAAGAAGTTAAGGAATAAAGGAACATGATATCTTGAAGGGGATTCAAGAAATCTGGTTGGGACAAttaataaagaaggaaaaaagtgTGTAATTAAAGACAATTTCTTAAGACGGTACGTTTTGATTCCCATCGACACTGCTGTCTTATGTCTAATGCGTATGGCATCTTGCAAGCCTTCTCAACTACCAAAGGAGTGGGAGTTAATCTAAAAGCCAAACATAGCATAGAATTTAAAAGCAGTCCAATAATAAAGACACATCAACGTGTTTTCCTAACCCCAAAAACACTGATTCTAGAGAATAAAAAGATACCCTTCTTAATCTCTCCGTCTTATTTGGAAACAATACACAAGAAAAATCTCTTATTATCATTTGTCggtcttatttatatatatacacaccaTGTCACAAGACAAAGTTTGTGAGCTGTTTCCCAGGTAAAGCCAACAAACACAGAACATAGCAAACACTTTGTAATATGTTCGAGATCTATTGATCATTGTTCTTTCACTTACAGCTTCAGATAAATGGAAGGTTCAGAGGAAGAAGAGCTTCTAAATCTTACTCTTTCGGTTGATGCAGGTggagagaggagaaagaaaggaagggCAAGGGATGATGATACGAATTCTCTTGTTTTTCCTATGAAGTCCAGTGAAGGGTATGAAGGGAAGATCTTTAGGCTGCTACAAATGAGGGAGCTGATGCTAAGAGAAGATCACAGAAGAAAAGGAGTGGTTGAAGATGGGAATAATGGTCTTCCTTTGATTCATTTGCTTCTTTCAACTGCCACTTCTATTGATGAGAGAAACTACTGTGCAACTCTTGAGAATCTGATTGAGTTGTATCAAACAGTTTCCCTAATAGGTGATTCAGTTCAACGTGTGGTAGCCTACTTTGCTGACGGTTTGGCTGCAAGGCTTCTCACAAGAAAGTCCCCTTTCTATGACATGGTCATGGAGGAACCGACAAGTGAGGAAGAGTTTCTTGCATTCACAGATCTCTATAGAGTCTCACCCTATTACCAATTTGCTCACTTCACAGCAAACCAGGCCATTTTGGAGGCCTAcgaggaggaggaagagaggAACAACAAAGCACTTCATGTCATTGACTTTGATGTCTCCTATGGCTTCCAATGGCCTTCTCTCATTCAATCACTTTCTGAAAAGGCAACCAGTGGCAACAGAATATCCCTCAGGATAACAGGTTTTGGGAACAACCTGAAAGAATTGCAAGAAACTGAGGCCAGATTAGTTAGCTTCTCAAAAGGGTTTAGTAACCAACTAGTGTTTGAGTTCCAAGGGCTTCTAAGAAGCTCATCAAGGCTCGTCAAcctgaggagaaagaaaaatgaaactttgGCAGTGAACCTTGTTTCTTACTTAAACACTTTGAGTAGTTTCATGAATGTCTCGGACACATTAGGCCTTGTTCATTCTCTTGGCCCCTCCATTGTTGTATTGGTGAAACAAGAAGGTAGCAGGAGTCTGAAGACCTTCTTGTCAAGGTTCACTGAGTCTTTGCACTATTTTGCAGCCATGTTCGATTCACTAGATGATTGCTTGCCACTTGAGAGCACTGAGAGATTGAGGATTGAGAAGAAGCTTTTGGGGAAAGAGATCAAAAGCATGCTCAACTATGACATGGATGGTGTGGATTGCCCAAAGTACGAGAGGATGGAAACATGGAAAACAAGAATGGAGAATCATGGGTTTGTGGGAAGAAAAATTAGCTCAAAGTGTGT
Coding sequences:
- the LOC106759299 gene encoding scarecrow-like protein 21 isoform X1 — encoded protein: MEGSEEEELLNLTLSVDAGGERRKKGRARDDDTNSLVFPMKSSEGYEGKIFRLLQMRELMLREDHRRKGVVEDGNNGLPLIHLLLSTATSIDERNYCATLENLIELYQTVSLIGDSVQRVVAYFADGLAARLLTRKSPFYDMVMEEPTSEEEFLAFTDLYRVSPYYQFAHFTANQAILEAYEEEEERNNKALHVIDFDVSYGFQWPSLIQSLSEKATSGNRISLRITGFGNNLKELQETEARLVSFSKGFSNQLVFEFQGLLRSSSRLVNLRRKKNETLAVNLVSYLNTLSSFMNVSDTLGLVHSLGPSIVVLVKQEGSRSLKTFLSRFTESLHYFAAMFDSLDDCLPLESTERLRIEKKLLGKEIKSMLNYDMDGVDCPKYERMETWKTRMENHGFVGRKISSKCVIQAKLLLKMRTHYYPLQFEEEGGSGGFRVSERDEGTVISLGWQNRFLLTVSAWQPI
- the LOC106759299 gene encoding protein SCARECROW-like isoform X2 translates to MKSSEGYEGKIFRLLQMRELMLREDHRRKGVVEDGNNGLPLIHLLLSTATSIDERNYCATLENLIELYQTVSLIGDSVQRVVAYFADGLAARLLTRKSPFYDMVMEEPTSEEEFLAFTDLYRVSPYYQFAHFTANQAILEAYEEEEERNNKALHVIDFDVSYGFQWPSLIQSLSEKATSGNRISLRITGFGNNLKELQETEARLVSFSKGFSNQLVFEFQGLLRSSSRLVNLRRKKNETLAVNLVSYLNTLSSFMNVSDTLGLVHSLGPSIVVLVKQEGSRSLKTFLSRFTESLHYFAAMFDSLDDCLPLESTERLRIEKKLLGKEIKSMLNYDMDGVDCPKYERMETWKTRMENHGFVGRKISSKCVIQAKLLLKMRTHYYPLQFEEEGGSGGFRVSERDEGTVISLGWQNRFLLTVSAWQPI